Below is a genomic region from Pontibacillus yanchengensis.
CTGCCAATCACATTTATGATCATGTTGGTGAGCTAAATGAACTTGTCATGGCTATGAGGAATTGTTCTAAACCTATTGTTGCTATAGTTCATGGGTTTGCGGCTGGTGCTGGCTGGAATGTTGCCCTGGCATGTGATCAAATCCTAGCTGCAGAAGAAAGTCAGTTTGTTCTAAGCTTTGCTCAAGTAGGTTTGGTTGCTGATGGTGGCGGGAGCTATTTTCTAACGAAGAAACTTGGTCCCTATAAAACAAAAGAGCTTCTATTTAATGCTGAACCGATTACGGCTAACTATGCAAATGAATTAGGATTAGTGAATCGCTTGTACCCACAAAATGAACTGGAGGATCAGGCGAGGGCTTACGTTCAAAAACTTGCAATGGGACCTGGAAGAGCGTTCGAAATGATGAAGAAATTAGTCAATCAGGCAGAAACCTCTGACTTGGCTAGTGTTTTGGAGCAAGAACGGATAGCCCAAACGTTTATGATTAGTACCGAAGACCATCAAGAAGGTGTGCAAGCTTTTACCAATAAACGAAAACCAACCTTTACAGGAAAATAAGGAGGAAAAAAATGAAGGCTATTCAATTTGAAGATTATGGCGGTCCTGACGTACTAGAAATGAAGGAGATTACAAAACCTCAACCAGGAGAGGGAGAGGTGGTATTAAAAGTGGAAGCCATTGGTGTGAACTATGCGGATACAGCAAGGCGTGAGGGAGCGTATGTTGTACCTACTCCTTTACCATTTATACCAGGAGCAGAAGTTGCCGGAGTGGTAGAGGAAGTTGGAGAAAATGTTACAACTGTAAATAAAGGCGATCGTGTTGTGACACTCATAGAGAAAGGCGGTTACGCAGAATATGCTACAGCGAACGCTCAAACATTAATACCCATTCCAGAAGGTGTAACTTCTGAGACAGCTGTAGCGCTCCCGTTACAAGGGCTTACTGCTTATCATATCATCACAACCATGGGGCGTTTAGAAAAAGGAGAAACCATCCTAGTCCATGCCGGAGCTGGAGGAGTTGGCTCACTAGCTATTCAACTCGCCAATCACTTTGGAGCTGGGATGGTTATTGCTACAGCGAGTACAGAAGAAAAATTACAATTAGCCAAAGACTTAGGAGCGGATGCCGTCATAAATTATACGGAGTCTAATTGGCGAGAACAAGTTCTTGAGGCTACAGGTGGCAAAGGTGTAGACGTAGCTCTAGAAATGGCAGGTGGAGATGTGTTTCATGAAACCGTAAAATGTATGAGATCTTTTGGTCGTGTAGTCGTGTACGGGGTTGCGAGTGGGGAACCAGCACTAATGTATCCATCTGGTTTGATGAACCGTAACTTATCTGTGATTGGGTTTTTCCTTCCGCAGATTATGAAACGAAGAGAATTACTGATGAGTAGTATGAAGGAATTATTAATGCTAACACAATCCGGGGATCTAAAACTAACCATTGGAGGAGTTTATCCTCTCTCAGAAGCTGCTAATGTGCATGAATTGATGCAAGGAAGAAAGACGAAAGGCAAGCTTGTACTTGTACCATAGGAAACATTTTAAAAGAGCAATAGATTTCCCATAAAGAGAATGTTTCCTTTTATAAAGATGAATCGAAGTAAGATTTGAATATTGTATTGTTAAGTTAAAAAAGGTGGCCTATTAGTGATCTCTAGTAGGTCACCCTTTTTTGTTGTCTAGCGTACTATAAACGGGTTAAGTTTTTGGATAACTTTGATAAAGTGATGTGGCCACGTCCAGCTCCAGCGGCCAGCGACTAGCAAACTTCCTGCACCTCCTTACGATAAGTCAACATCGAACCGCTACAGCTCTTCGTGTTTCCTTTATCTCATACGGAATCAGGTGAAGTTCGATTAAAATCGCTACGTCACGTAGCAACTCGAACCAACCCGTCGTGTGGGCCGCAGCATATACGTCGCTAAGCGGGCACTTGCGCTTTTCTTGCAGGATTACCCAATCAATTTACTACAAGGTGTTTATATGGTAAATTGTGGTTATATTTTTACGGTACTATCACTCGTTATGGTAAGGAGAGGTTTCGTGTCTGATAAAGATCATAAGGATGAGAAGAGTTTGAAAGAATCATTTTTTGGATGTCTAGCAGATGGATGTACGGTAGTTAGTTGCTTAAGTATTCTTTTACTAATCATGACTATTTTAAGTGTGCCAACCATCTTGTTAGTATTTTAATTGGATGGAGGTGTTGCTAGCAAATTTCGAAAAAAAATAAATGACAAGATCGTAACCTTTCAAAATAGATATGGCATCAAAAGTTGTAACAAGCTGTACCTTAGTATGTTTGAACAACATAATTCTATTGGTGGTTCAGGTACCGATTGGTTTCTCTTTTATGTAAAAGTCTTTTTCTTATCTACTTAGAAATTGTAGTGTGTTTTCAACAAAAGAATGATAGTACGGTAGAAAAAGGTCGCCATAAGTGACTTATGATCAATAAAGGGATGATGAAGCTTGCAAGAACTTAACTGGATTGCATTTATATTTATTGGTTTAATCGTTTACACAGTCATCTTACTTTACATATATGAATCTGCTCCATCGTAAATCAACTAAACTCTAATGTAGTAATAGGACTTCTTGTTGCTATTCTTTATAAGCTGAATAACAATTAGCCTGCATTTTACATGTTTGTGCCAGCTATGTAGTTATGTAATGTAACGCTTACATGTAAGCCTGAATGTAGTATAGAAATGAGAGTGAAACGAATCCATCTTCCATACGTATAAAAAGGTGTTGAAATTTTAGGTGAGCAGCATAAGGGGGAAGATTAGTGATTCACAATAAACAAATGTTTTTCATCGGTATGTTCTTTATTGGTGTACTTTCTTTTTTTACAGGAGAACTAGTTACATTTGTAATGTTATTTTTGATCTTAATTAGTCTTGATCGCCTGAATCAAACGATTGAAAGGTTTTATCATGATTGGAAAGAGAATAAGAATCCACCTTCCTAGCTCACCTTTGTTTCCATTTCATGATAATAGTTGTTACACTATGAAAGCATCTATTAAGCATCAGAAAGGAAGAAAACTGTTGGAAGAAGAAATGGAGAGTTTACCGCTACCTAAGGAAGCTACATCATACTTTCGTATTACATATTTATCTGAGTTACTTATTAACCTTATCCTATCAACAGGAGTAGCCGTAGCATTATATTTTTCAGCTCTGTCCATTGGGTATGCCATTCCGTTGTTTGTGATTACGATTCTATGGATTATATATCGATGGAGCTGGTATGCAGAACAGAGAAGAAAGAATGTGTGGTATCAAATTTATGAAGACCGGATTGTCCTCCATAATGGGGTTTGGGCCAAGAATTTAGTTACGATACCAATGTTCCGTGTACAGCACGTTTCTATTAGACGGGGGCCTCTACTACGTCATTATAAATTATCTACTGTAACGTTTTATACAGCCGGTAGTGCGTATGATATATCTGGTATGCAGGTAGATAAGGCTCAGGAAGTGAAGGATGTCGTCATTTCCTTAGCGAAGGCGAGGGAAGAATATTGAATCGTCAACACCCCTTCGCAATGGTGCAATATATGTTTACTTTCATAAAAGGATTTATATTTTGGTTAATTGTCATATCCTTTTCAGAGATTCGTAAAGGCCAATATCTTTTCCCTTCGTTGTACTTAATAGGAATGATGTTGATTGGGTTTGTCATTGGTTTACTACGCTGGCTTAATACGAGCTATGATTTGGATGAAGAACATTTTCATTTGAAAAAAGGAATCATTTCTAAGACGCATGAAACGTACCCTCATATAAAAATATCTGGAATTCATTATCAATCCAACCGCTTGTTGGAATCCCTTGGGTTAACTAGTATTTCAATCGAAACGGCTGGTAAAGCGACAGGGGCTAGTGCAACTCTATTTCTAAAAAAAGAAGAAGCCTATAAGCTTGAGCAAAATATCATTTATTATGCCCAAGAGTCAGGGAATGAAGAGTTGACAGCCAATGATGAAGAGAGTACTGAGGATAAAAAGAGAAATGATTTCGTTCTTCCTTGGAAATATCTTATTATCATGAGTGCTACTTCTAATTCCTTTTATATTGGTTTTGCAATTATAATATCGTCCCTCAACCAAGTATATGATGTATTATCCTCCATGTTCGAGAATTCCTTCTTGTTTTCAAAGGTTGAGGAGTTTTCGTTATCAGGCCTGTTTCTAAGTAATCCGGCGTTATTTTTTACGATGATCCTTATTTCAGCACTTGGTTCATGGGCAATCGGAATCATTATTCTGAGTCTTCGTTATGCGAATTTTACAGTACGAAGAGAACAAAACACGATACATATTTCCTATGGTCTTTGGACAATGAAGAATATTTCATTGGAGGTCGATCGAATTCAGGCTATTCGTGTGCAAGAGGGAGTCGTCCGCAGGTGGATTGGATTTAATTCAGTTGCGTTCGACAGTATAGGTTTTGATGCTACAGGGGAAGCGGAAGAAGCGGTTCTCCTACCTTTAGTAAAGCGAAATCAAACATGGTCTCTTATCAATAAAATAGTACCTGAATTTTATGTAGAGCCTAATCTAACGTATTCACCAGTTCGTGCCCGGATACGCTTCTATCTAAGAGGAGCAATATTCCCACTACTGGTTATAGTTGGAGCTGGATTTATTTGGTCAATGTTGTGGTGGTTAGGTGTCATTGCACCGTTGTTAGTCTATCTATCGGAATTGCGCTATCGAGACAACGGGATTCAGACTGTTTCCAATAAAGTCATTACGTCTAGTAGGCTCATACAAAAAGAAACAGTTGTTATCCCATGGCAAGGACTGCAGTCTGTTATGAGGAGAGAGAGCTTTTTCCAGCGGCGCCGCTCACTTGCTACATTTGAGTTAGCTGTTGCAACCGATCAGACGACGTTATTATATAAAGCTGCGGAGCTAGATACAAATCTATATCCTTCAATCATAGAGTTTTTACAACAAGAGGATTCTAGAAAATGAGGAGGATATGTGTATATGGAACATGCACCTTCTCTTAAAATTCATATTATTGGATCGGTTGGGAGCGGAAAAACAACCTTAGCCAGAAAGCTATCCAAAAAATATTCGATACCACATTATGAACTCGATAATGTGGTTTGGGAAAGACGAGATTCTGGAGATGACAGAAGAAGAACGGAGCAGGAACGAGATCACTATTTGAATAACCTGACTCAATCAAACGCTTGGGTTATAGAAGGGGTCCATTATGAATGGGTCTCTTCTAGTTTAAAAGCTGCGGATTACATTATTTTTTTAGATGTCGAATATAAAACAAGGCTACATAGAATTATTAGAAGGTTTGTCCTACAAAAAATTGGAATTGAAAGAGCTAATTATAAACCAAACCTTCATATTTTCAAGAAAATGTTCAAATGGAATGCCGATTTTGAAACACGTATGAAACCTGCCATGGAAGAAATGCTACACATTCATCAGGATAAGGTCATAAGGGTCGGCAATGGGAAAGATATATAGAACCAACTAAAATCATTACAAGAATAGGGTTGAGTACATGGTTAAGGCTGTATTATTTGATCTAGACGGCACACTCTTAAATCGGGATGCTTCCGTAAAAGCCTTTATACATAACCAATATGAACGGTTTCAAGCCTGCCTTAGTCGTATTCCAAAGCAAGAATACGCCAACCTCTTTATTCGTTTAGATGACAGAGGGTATGTTTGGAAAGATAAAGTATACCAACAAATAGTAGAAAAGTACTCATTAGCGGGTATTACTTGGGAAGCGCTTCTTACGGATTATATTAA
It encodes:
- a CDS encoding quinone oxidoreductase family protein translates to MKAIQFEDYGGPDVLEMKEITKPQPGEGEVVLKVEAIGVNYADTARREGAYVVPTPLPFIPGAEVAGVVEEVGENVTTVNKGDRVVTLIEKGGYAEYATANAQTLIPIPEGVTSETAVALPLQGLTAYHIITTMGRLEKGETILVHAGAGGVGSLAIQLANHFGAGMVIATASTEEKLQLAKDLGADAVINYTESNWREQVLEATGGKGVDVALEMAGGDVFHETVKCMRSFGRVVVYGVASGEPALMYPSGLMNRNLSVIGFFLPQIMKRRELLMSSMKELLMLTQSGDLKLTIGGVYPLSEAANVHELMQGRKTKGKLVLVP
- a CDS encoding PH domain-containing protein; this translates as MEEEMESLPLPKEATSYFRITYLSELLINLILSTGVAVALYFSALSIGYAIPLFVITILWIIYRWSWYAEQRRKNVWYQIYEDRIVLHNGVWAKNLVTIPMFRVQHVSIRRGPLLRHYKLSTVTFYTAGSAYDISGMQVDKAQEVKDVVISLAKAREEY
- a CDS encoding PH domain-containing protein; the encoded protein is MNRQHPFAMVQYMFTFIKGFIFWLIVISFSEIRKGQYLFPSLYLIGMMLIGFVIGLLRWLNTSYDLDEEHFHLKKGIISKTHETYPHIKISGIHYQSNRLLESLGLTSISIETAGKATGASATLFLKKEEAYKLEQNIIYYAQESGNEELTANDEESTEDKKRNDFVLPWKYLIIMSATSNSFYIGFAIIISSLNQVYDVLSSMFENSFLFSKVEEFSLSGLFLSNPALFFTMILISALGSWAIGIIILSLRYANFTVRREQNTIHISYGLWTMKNISLEVDRIQAIRVQEGVVRRWIGFNSVAFDSIGFDATGEAEEAVLLPLVKRNQTWSLINKIVPEFYVEPNLTYSPVRARIRFYLRGAIFPLLVIVGAGFIWSMLWWLGVIAPLLVYLSELRYRDNGIQTVSNKVITSSRLIQKETVVIPWQGLQSVMRRESFFQRRRSLATFELAVATDQTTLLYKAAELDTNLYPSIIEFLQQEDSRK
- a CDS encoding enoyl-CoA hydratase/isomerase family protein — its product is MIEGNEHLHINVEGPILSCTLNRPDRLNAFSEEMITGLKRAVEEADHNEAIKVITISGAGRSFSAGGDVKEMGNATANHIYDHVGELNELVMAMRNCSKPIVAIVHGFAAGAGWNVALACDQILAAEESQFVLSFAQVGLVADGGGSYFLTKKLGPYKTKELLFNAEPITANYANELGLVNRLYPQNELEDQARAYVQKLAMGPGRAFEMMKKLVNQAETSDLASVLEQERIAQTFMISTEDHQEGVQAFTNKRKPTFTGK
- a CDS encoding AAA family ATPase, which codes for MEHAPSLKIHIIGSVGSGKTTLARKLSKKYSIPHYELDNVVWERRDSGDDRRRTEQERDHYLNNLTQSNAWVIEGVHYEWVSSSLKAADYIIFLDVEYKTRLHRIIRRFVLQKIGIERANYKPNLHIFKKMFKWNADFETRMKPAMEEMLHIHQDKVIRVGNGKDI